A window of Strigops habroptila isolate Jane chromosome 5, bStrHab1.2.pri, whole genome shotgun sequence contains these coding sequences:
- the SLC35F5 gene encoding solute carrier family 35 member F5 isoform X4, with the protein MTASTLTLLKWLQMVWVFIMNRMSSQSSSSTQRRRMALGIVILLLVDVIWVASSELTSYVFTKYNKPFFSTFAKTSMFVLYLLGFIVWKPWRQQCTRGFRGRHAAFFADAEGYFAACTTDNTVNSSLSEPLYVPVKFHDLPTEKNGSNNSDAEKTPKKPRVRFSNIMEIRQLPSSHALEAKLSRMSYPAVKDQESILKTVGKLTATQVAKISFFFCFVWFLANFSYQEALSDTQVAIVNILSSTSGLFTLILAAVFPSNSGDRFTLSKLLAVILSIGGVVLVNLSGSEKSAGKDTIGSLWSLVGAMLYAVYIVMIKRKVDREDKLDIPMFFEILTCVLKC; encoded by the exons ATGACAGCATCAACTTTAACACTGttaaaatg GTTACAAATGGTGTGGGTTTTTATCATGAATCGGATGAGCTCCCAGAGCAGTTCATCCACTCAACGCAGGCGAATGGCTCTAGGAATTGTCATTCTTCTCCTTGTTGACGTGATATGGGTTGCCTCTTCAGAACTCACTTCT tATGTTTTTACAAAGTACAACAAGCCTTTTTTCAGTACATTTGCAAAAACATCCATGTTTGTTCTATACCTCTTGGGATTTATTGTTTGGAAACCATGGAGGCAACAGTGTACTCGTGGATTTCGTGGAAGGCATGCAGCTTTT TTTGCAGATGCTGAAGGTTATTTTGCTGCTTGTACAACAGATAACACTGTAAACAGTTCTCTG AGTGAACCTTTATATGTTCCTGTAAAGTTTCATGATTtgccaactgaaaaaaatggcagTAATAATAGTGATGCAGAGAAAA cTCCCAAAAAGCCTCGTGTAAGGTTCAGTAATATTATGGAGATTCGACAACTGCCATCAAGCCATGCATTGGAAGCAAAGTTGTCTCGCATGTCATATCCAGCGGTTAAGGACCAGGAATCAATATTAAAAACTGTAGGAAAACTCACTGCAACTCAAGTAgcaaaaatcagctttttcttttgttttgtg tggTTCTTGGCAAATTTCTCTTACCAAGAAGCTCTGTCAGATACCCAGGTTGCTATAGTTAATATACTGTCGTCAACTTCTG gGCTTTTCACTTTAATCTTAGCTGCAGTCTTTCCCAGTAATAGTGGAGATAGGTTTACCCTGTCCAAATTATTAGCTGTCATTTTAAG CATTGGTGGTGTGGTACTTGTTAACCTTTCTGGATCTGAGAAATCTGCTGGAAAAGATACGATAG GTTCCCTTTGGTCTCTTGTGGGAGCAATGCTGTATGCTGTGTACATAGTAATGATCAAAAGGAAAGTGGATAGAGAAGATAAACTTGACATACCAATGTTCTTTG AAATTCTTACCTGTGTTCTCAAATGTTGA
- the SLC35F5 gene encoding solute carrier family 35 member F5 isoform X5 has translation MTASTLTLLKWLQMVWVFIMNRMSSQSSSSTQRRRMALGIVILLLVDVIWVASSELTSYVFTKYNKPFFSTFAKTSMFVLYLLGFIVWKPWRQQCTRGFRGRHAAFFADAEGYFAACTTDNTVNSSLSEPLYVPVKFHDLPTEKNGSNNSDAEKTPKKPRVRFSNIMEIRQLPSSHALEAKLSRMSYPAVKDQESILKTVGKLTATQVAKISFFFCFVKKYYLVAHCGIVPSSSMKKR, from the exons ATGACAGCATCAACTTTAACACTGttaaaatg GTTACAAATGGTGTGGGTTTTTATCATGAATCGGATGAGCTCCCAGAGCAGTTCATCCACTCAACGCAGGCGAATGGCTCTAGGAATTGTCATTCTTCTCCTTGTTGACGTGATATGGGTTGCCTCTTCAGAACTCACTTCT tATGTTTTTACAAAGTACAACAAGCCTTTTTTCAGTACATTTGCAAAAACATCCATGTTTGTTCTATACCTCTTGGGATTTATTGTTTGGAAACCATGGAGGCAACAGTGTACTCGTGGATTTCGTGGAAGGCATGCAGCTTTT TTTGCAGATGCTGAAGGTTATTTTGCTGCTTGTACAACAGATAACACTGTAAACAGTTCTCTG AGTGAACCTTTATATGTTCCTGTAAAGTTTCATGATTtgccaactgaaaaaaatggcagTAATAATAGTGATGCAGAGAAAA cTCCCAAAAAGCCTCGTGTAAGGTTCAGTAATATTATGGAGATTCGACAACTGCCATCAAGCCATGCATTGGAAGCAAAGTTGTCTCGCATGTCATATCCAGCGGTTAAGGACCAGGAATCAATATTAAAAACTGTAGGAAAACTCACTGCAACTCAAGTAgcaaaaatcagctttttcttttgttttgtg AAAAAGTACTATCTCGTGGCTCACTGTGGCATTGTGCCCTCTAGTAGTATGAAGAAAAGATAA